In one window of Cytophagaceae bacterium ABcell3 DNA:
- the infB gene encoding translation initiation factor IF-2, which produces MAEEKLMRLSQVARKLNVGTSTIADHLSAKGHPIENNPNSKITMEQYGMLMKEFESSVLDKKEASGLTIGKKHNENVVIESEKAPEKPTKEDDEEILIKNLSPAAPDEASESSAEQEKEDTPVSKVKLQGIKVVGKIDLEQKKGKAQQEEKAEEKPKEPEAPKKPEAPKEEKKAEPQKPKANVQDKLQEKKAEEKKPEEPKVEKKPTPVEEKPAAKTPEPPKAKEEKQEPRKEEKVPAKEKAKAEEKSKTEDKPKVEEPKAEEEKQVSDKKEKQPAKELKEKEEVQEQEDDRPDTVIEAKADQLKGLTVVGKIQLPEKKKKSKPVASSDDKSTAAEKKNKRKRKRVRINTGQGQGGGGQAPGQQREKKGRHKPAPPQKEEISDKDIQDKIKATLAKLSGNKPGGGGGGRSRYRREKRSAAAEAQEERMLQEQEDAKTLKVNEFISANDLASLMGVNVNDIISACLSLGMFISINQRLDAEAITVIADEFGYSVDFASAEEEGLESIEEEDDPKDLTERAPIVTIMGHVDHGKTSLLDYIRKAKVAQGEAGGITQHIGAYKVTSESGKPITFLDTPGHEAFTAMRARGAKITDIVIIVVAADDNVMPQTKEAINHAQVAGVPIVIAINKVDKPGANPDKIKEELAQLNILVEDWGGKYQCEEISAKTGQGISSLLEKVLLESEIMELKANPKKKAVGTIVEASLDKGRGYLATIMVQAGTLKIGDVMLAGAHYGKVKAMTDHRGARIKEAGPSTPVQVLGLNGAPQAGDKMTITDSDKEAREIATKREQLLREQSIRTKKHITLDEIGRRLAIGTFKELNVIVKGDVDGSIEALSDALLKLSNEEVQVNIIHKAVGAISESDILLASASDAIIVGFQVRPAKNAKRLAEQEQIEIRLYSIIYDAINDVKDAIEGMLAPKEVEEILGSAEVREVFKISKVGTVAGCYVTEGYIKRNSSIRLIRDGIVIHTGNIDALKRFKDDVNEVKTSYECGISLKGYNDLQEGDTIEAFEIKEVKRSLK; this is translated from the coding sequence ATGGCAGAAGAAAAATTAATGAGGCTTAGCCAGGTGGCCAGAAAGCTGAATGTAGGTACGTCCACTATTGCGGACCACTTATCAGCCAAAGGACACCCTATTGAGAACAACCCAAATTCCAAAATTACCATGGAGCAATATGGTATGCTCATGAAGGAATTTGAGTCATCCGTTCTTGATAAAAAGGAGGCTTCCGGCCTTACTATAGGCAAGAAGCATAATGAAAATGTAGTAATAGAAAGTGAAAAAGCTCCAGAAAAGCCTACAAAGGAAGATGACGAGGAAATCCTCATCAAAAACCTTTCACCTGCCGCGCCTGATGAGGCTTCCGAATCTTCTGCCGAACAAGAAAAGGAAGACACTCCTGTTTCTAAAGTAAAACTCCAAGGAATTAAAGTTGTAGGCAAAATAGACCTGGAACAGAAAAAAGGCAAAGCTCAACAAGAGGAAAAAGCTGAAGAAAAACCTAAGGAGCCAGAGGCACCGAAAAAGCCAGAAGCACCGAAAGAGGAAAAGAAAGCTGAGCCACAAAAGCCTAAAGCTAACGTTCAGGATAAGCTACAAGAGAAAAAGGCTGAAGAAAAGAAACCTGAAGAGCCGAAAGTTGAGAAAAAACCAACTCCTGTAGAAGAAAAACCTGCAGCAAAAACCCCTGAACCTCCTAAAGCAAAAGAGGAAAAACAGGAGCCACGCAAAGAAGAAAAAGTACCTGCCAAAGAAAAAGCGAAAGCGGAGGAGAAGTCTAAAACTGAGGACAAGCCGAAAGTTGAGGAACCTAAAGCGGAAGAAGAAAAGCAGGTTTCCGATAAGAAAGAAAAACAACCTGCTAAAGAGCTCAAAGAAAAAGAAGAAGTGCAAGAGCAAGAAGATGACAGGCCAGATACTGTTATAGAAGCAAAAGCTGACCAATTAAAAGGACTTACTGTTGTAGGTAAAATACAGCTTCCTGAGAAAAAGAAAAAATCTAAACCAGTTGCTTCATCTGATGATAAATCAACGGCAGCTGAGAAGAAAAACAAAAGAAAGCGGAAACGTGTAAGAATCAACACCGGCCAAGGCCAAGGTGGTGGTGGACAGGCACCAGGGCAACAAAGGGAGAAGAAAGGAAGGCATAAACCTGCACCTCCACAAAAAGAGGAAATATCTGACAAAGATATTCAGGACAAAATAAAAGCTACACTGGCTAAACTCAGCGGGAACAAACCTGGTGGTGGAGGCGGTGGACGCTCAAGATATAGACGTGAAAAACGTTCTGCGGCTGCAGAGGCACAAGAAGAGCGTATGCTCCAAGAACAGGAGGACGCTAAAACGCTGAAAGTAAACGAATTTATTTCAGCGAACGATTTAGCTTCTTTAATGGGAGTAAATGTCAATGATATTATTTCTGCTTGCCTTAGCCTTGGTATGTTTATTTCCATAAACCAAAGGTTAGACGCTGAGGCCATTACAGTAATTGCTGATGAGTTTGGCTATTCTGTAGACTTTGCCTCTGCTGAAGAGGAAGGACTTGAGTCTATAGAGGAGGAAGATGATCCTAAAGACCTTACAGAACGTGCACCTATTGTTACTATCATGGGTCACGTTGACCATGGTAAAACTTCATTGCTTGACTATATAAGGAAAGCTAAAGTAGCTCAAGGTGAAGCAGGGGGTATAACCCAGCACATTGGTGCTTATAAAGTAACTTCAGAGTCAGGTAAGCCTATTACCTTCCTTGACACACCAGGTCACGAAGCCTTTACCGCTATGCGTGCCCGTGGTGCCAAAATAACTGACATTGTAATTATCGTTGTTGCAGCAGACGATAATGTGATGCCTCAAACCAAAGAGGCTATCAACCATGCCCAAGTAGCTGGTGTACCTATCGTAATTGCGATCAATAAAGTGGACAAGCCTGGTGCTAATCCTGATAAAATCAAAGAGGAATTAGCACAATTGAACATACTTGTTGAGGACTGGGGCGGTAAATATCAGTGTGAGGAAATATCGGCAAAAACTGGACAGGGAATATCTAGCCTACTTGAAAAGGTATTGCTTGAATCCGAAATAATGGAATTGAAAGCCAATCCTAAAAAGAAAGCGGTTGGTACGATTGTTGAAGCCTCGCTTGATAAAGGTAGAGGGTATTTGGCTACCATTATGGTACAGGCTGGTACGCTTAAAATTGGTGATGTAATGCTTGCAGGTGCTCACTATGGTAAAGTTAAAGCCATGACAGACCACAGAGGCGCACGGATTAAAGAAGCTGGGCCGTCAACACCGGTACAGGTATTAGGTCTTAACGGTGCACCACAAGCAGGAGACAAAATGACCATTACCGATTCTGATAAAGAAGCCCGTGAAATTGCCACCAAAAGAGAACAACTTCTACGTGAGCAGTCTATCAGAACGAAGAAACATATTACGCTGGATGAAATTGGTAGACGTTTGGCTATCGGTACCTTCAAGGAGCTTAATGTAATTGTTAAAGGTGATGTGGATGGATCTATTGAAGCTTTATCTGATGCATTACTGAAGCTGTCTAATGAAGAAGTACAAGTAAATATCATTCACAAAGCTGTAGGTGCCATTTCAGAGTCAGATATTCTACTTGCCTCTGCATCAGATGCGATTATTGTCGGATTCCAGGTTCGCCCTGCTAAAAATGCCAAAAGGCTGGCAGAACAAGAGCAAATTGAAATCCGTCTGTACTCAATCATCTATGATGCAATCAATGACGTAAAAGATGCCATCGAAGGTATGCTTGCACCGAAAGAGGTTGAAGAAATATTAGGTTCGGCTGAAGTACGCGAGGTATTCAAAATCTCTAAAGTTGGAACGGTAGCAGGATGTTATGTAACTGAAGGTTACATAAAGAGAAACAGCAGCATAAGACTTATTAGGGATGGTATAGTAATCCACA
- the nusA gene encoding transcription termination factor NusA, which produces METSTLIESFAEFAKFKNIDRPTMIRILEDVFRTMIRKKFESDDNFDVIINVDKGDLEIWRFREIVDDEFAEDSFDYDPNKHISLTDAKKIEEDFEVGEEVAEEVKLEDFGRRMVMTARQTLIQKIKDLEKDILFQKYKELVGEIIVAEVYQILNKEILLVDGESNELILPRNEQIPKDRFRKGDSVRAIVHRVEMHNGNPRIILSRTSPVFLERLFESEVPEVFDGLISIKKVVREPGERAKVAVESYDDRIDPVGACVGMKGSRIHSIVRELENENIDVINFTDNIELYIARALSPAKISNLKIDQESGRVSVFLKPDQVSLAIGKGGQNIKLASKLVGMEIDVFRELDEQEIEDIDLYEFSDEIEEWVIEELKRIGLDTARSVLSLSVDDLVRRTELEEETIVDVMGILKQEFE; this is translated from the coding sequence ATGGAAACTTCAACCTTAATTGAATCGTTTGCAGAATTTGCAAAATTCAAAAATATTGATCGCCCGACAATGATCAGAATCCTGGAGGATGTATTCCGGACTATGATCAGAAAGAAGTTCGAGTCTGACGACAACTTTGACGTAATCATCAATGTCGACAAAGGCGATTTGGAAATATGGAGGTTCAGAGAAATTGTGGATGATGAATTCGCAGAGGACAGCTTTGACTATGATCCAAATAAACATATTTCTCTTACTGATGCGAAAAAAATTGAGGAAGACTTTGAAGTTGGCGAAGAAGTAGCTGAAGAGGTCAAATTAGAAGATTTTGGTAGAAGGATGGTAATGACTGCAAGGCAAACTTTAATTCAGAAAATTAAAGACCTTGAAAAAGATATCCTTTTCCAAAAATACAAAGAACTGGTTGGAGAAATTATTGTTGCAGAAGTTTACCAGATATTAAATAAAGAAATTTTACTTGTAGACGGCGAAAGCAACGAGCTGATTTTGCCAAGAAATGAGCAGATTCCTAAAGACCGGTTCCGCAAAGGCGATAGTGTAAGGGCTATTGTCCACAGAGTAGAAATGCACAATGGAAACCCTCGGATTATTTTATCGAGAACTTCACCGGTATTTCTTGAAAGGCTGTTCGAAAGTGAAGTTCCTGAAGTGTTTGACGGGCTTATCTCTATCAAGAAAGTTGTTAGAGAACCAGGCGAAAGAGCAAAAGTGGCCGTGGAATCTTACGACGATAGGATTGATCCAGTAGGTGCATGTGTAGGAATGAAAGGTTCAAGAATACACAGTATTGTTCGCGAACTTGAGAATGAAAATATCGATGTAATTAATTTTACAGATAATATAGAGTTATATATAGCTAGGGCATTGAGCCCGGCTAAAATTTCAAATTTAAAGATTGACCAGGAATCTGGTAGAGTTTCGGTTTTCCTTAAACCGGACCAGGTTTCTTTAGCAATTGGCAAAGGTGGTCAAAATATAAAACTAGCAAGCAAACTTGTAGGTATGGAAATCGATGTCTTCAGAGAACTTGATGAGCAAGAGATCGAAGACATTGACCTATATGAATTTAGCGATGAAATAGAGGAGTGGGTAATAGAAGAGCTAAAAAGAATAGGCTTAGATACAGCAAGAAGTGTGCTTTCTTTAAGTGTAGATGATCTTGTAAGAAGAACAGAACTTGAAGAAGAAACCATCGTAGACGTGATGGGCATCCTTAAGCAGGAGTTTGAATAA
- a CDS encoding ribosome maturation factor RimP, translating into MELKEQITEITNKYITDPSFFLVDVIISGNSGMTKIKVILDGDKGVSIDDCASISRKVASEIEENKLIENAHVLEVTSPGLDQPITMLRQYKKNIGRKVEVTVQENKVFKGELKEVYDDKIIINAESGKGKKTTYALTELPMKDIIKTNILVSFS; encoded by the coding sequence ATGGAGTTAAAGGAACAAATTACAGAGATCACGAATAAGTATATTACAGATCCATCCTTTTTTCTTGTAGATGTAATTATAAGCGGTAACTCAGGCATGACAAAAATAAAAGTCATACTTGATGGGGATAAAGGAGTGTCAATAGATGATTGCGCTTCAATAAGCAGAAAAGTTGCTTCTGAAATAGAAGAAAACAAGCTTATAGAAAATGCGCATGTATTGGAGGTAACTTCTCCGGGGCTAGACCAGCCCATTACAATGCTAAGGCAATACAAAAAAAATATTGGAAGGAAAGTAGAGGTAACTGTTCAGGAGAACAAGGTTTTTAAAGGAGAGTTAAAAGAAGTATATGATGATAAAATCATTATAAATGCAGAAAGCGGAAAAGGCAAAAAAACAACTTATGCCCTGACAGAATTACCTATGAAAGATATTATAAAAACAAACATTTTGGTTTCATTCAGTTAA
- the cysS gene encoding cysteine--tRNA ligase: protein MMKKELSLYNTLSRSKEVFAPLNPPMVGMYVCGPTVYGDPHLGHARSAITFDVVYRYLEFLGYKVRYVRNITDVGHLEHDADEGEDKIAKKAKLEKLEPMEVVQFYTHRYHQVMDQMNVRRPSIEPHASGHIPEQIKLIEDILSKGLAYEVNGSVYFDVEAYSKAEDYGCLSGRVLEDLQANTRELEGQQEKKHPYDFALWKKASPSHIMRWDSPWSVGFPGWHLECSAMSAKYLGTYFDIHGGGMDLMFPHHECEIAQAKAGHSHDPAKYWLHNNMITINGQKMGKSLGNFITMEQLFSGNHELLERSYSPMTIRFFILQAHYRSTLDFSNEALIAAGKGYKKLINGLRNAKSLVYTQGNEILDAKVDENILRLSEKCFDGLNDDFNTAVTIANLFNLLKKINSISTGQLHPGKISQETFDRMKNTFIGIVEDVLGLYEEKVGSAEGLIDGLLEIYREAKANKDFEKVDKIRAYFKKEGLVIKDMKHSIDWAYEE, encoded by the coding sequence GTGATGAAAAAAGAACTTAGTTTATATAATACATTGTCAAGGTCAAAGGAGGTTTTTGCTCCCTTGAACCCGCCTATGGTTGGGATGTATGTTTGCGGTCCTACTGTATACGGTGACCCGCATTTAGGGCATGCCAGATCCGCTATTACTTTTGACGTGGTGTACCGGTATCTTGAGTTTTTAGGGTATAAAGTAAGGTATGTCAGAAATATTACCGACGTGGGACATCTTGAACATGATGCAGACGAGGGTGAAGATAAAATTGCTAAAAAAGCCAAACTGGAAAAGCTGGAGCCTATGGAAGTGGTTCAATTTTATACGCATAGGTACCATCAGGTAATGGATCAGATGAATGTCCGCAGGCCCAGTATTGAACCCCATGCTTCTGGACATATCCCTGAGCAAATAAAGCTCATTGAGGATATACTCAGCAAAGGATTGGCTTATGAAGTAAATGGGTCTGTATATTTTGATGTAGAGGCTTATTCTAAAGCTGAGGACTATGGCTGTTTGTCCGGACGGGTTCTCGAAGACTTGCAGGCAAATACACGTGAACTTGAAGGGCAGCAGGAAAAGAAACATCCTTATGATTTTGCACTTTGGAAAAAGGCATCTCCTTCTCATATTATGCGTTGGGATTCTCCGTGGAGTGTTGGTTTCCCTGGTTGGCATTTGGAGTGCTCTGCTATGAGTGCCAAATATTTGGGTACATATTTTGATATACATGGGGGCGGTATGGACTTGATGTTTCCACACCATGAATGTGAGATAGCCCAAGCCAAGGCAGGTCATTCGCATGATCCGGCCAAATATTGGTTACATAATAATATGATTACCATTAATGGTCAGAAAATGGGCAAGTCGCTCGGTAACTTTATTACTATGGAGCAGCTTTTTTCAGGTAATCATGAATTGCTAGAAAGGTCTTATAGCCCTATGACCATCAGGTTTTTTATCCTTCAAGCCCACTATCGGAGTACCTTAGACTTTTCCAATGAGGCGCTTATCGCTGCTGGAAAAGGTTATAAAAAGCTTATCAATGGCCTTAGGAATGCTAAAAGTCTGGTGTATACCCAAGGGAATGAGATTCTAGATGCAAAAGTCGATGAAAACATTTTAAGGCTATCGGAAAAATGCTTTGATGGTTTGAACGATGACTTTAATACAGCTGTTACCATTGCAAACCTTTTTAATCTACTGAAAAAGATTAATTCTATCAGCACAGGGCAGCTTCATCCAGGAAAAATTAGCCAGGAAACTTTTGACCGTATGAAAAATACCTTTATAGGAATTGTAGAGGACGTTTTGGGGTTGTATGAAGAAAAAGTTGGTAGCGCTGAAGGTTTGATTGATGGCCTGCTTGAAATTTACCGTGAAGCAAAAGCAAACAAGGATTTCGAAAAGGTAGATAAAATTAGGGCTTACTTTAAAAAAGAAGGCTTGGTCATTAAAGACATGAAGCATTCTATAGATTGGGCATATGAAGAATAA
- a CDS encoding M28 family peptidase — protein sequence MKNNNISYAVSCVAAFLLLLSSCGEQQDRATTESPQVSTTKEVKEVNVPSFNADSAYYFIEKQVSFGPRVPNTEPHRKTGKYLVGQLEKMGLKTYVQEFEAEAFDGTVLQLKNIVGSINPEASKRILLAAHWDTRPFADQDSEDTDVPIDGANDGASGVGVLLELARVIQSHENKPDVGIDIIFFDGEDYGQPEGSGDFKPDTWCLGSQYWARNKHKENYSAYYGILLDMVGGANAKFALEGTSMKYAPSVMKKVWDTGNRLGYSNHFIYKQTAPITDDHYYVNTIAKIPMIDIIEYNPHGDGYFGDYWHTHDDNMDVIDRATLQAVGHTLLEVLYRE from the coding sequence ATGAAGAATAACAATATATCTTACGCTGTAAGCTGTGTAGCAGCTTTCCTCCTGTTGCTTTCCTCTTGTGGGGAACAGCAAGACCGGGCAACTACGGAATCTCCTCAGGTTTCTACCACCAAAGAAGTTAAAGAGGTAAATGTCCCTAGTTTCAATGCAGACTCTGCTTATTATTTTATAGAAAAGCAGGTTTCTTTTGGGCCTAGGGTGCCCAATACAGAACCTCACCGAAAAACTGGTAAATACTTGGTCGGTCAGTTGGAGAAGATGGGTTTGAAAACGTATGTTCAGGAGTTTGAGGCCGAAGCTTTTGATGGTACGGTACTTCAATTGAAAAACATCGTAGGCAGTATTAACCCTGAAGCCTCAAAAAGGATTCTTTTGGCAGCTCACTGGGATACCAGGCCTTTTGCAGACCAAGATTCTGAAGATACCGATGTGCCTATAGATGGTGCCAATGATGGTGCAAGTGGGGTAGGGGTTTTGCTTGAACTGGCCCGGGTTATCCAGTCCCATGAGAATAAGCCTGATGTAGGAATTGATATTATATTCTTTGACGGTGAAGATTATGGGCAGCCTGAAGGCAGCGGGGATTTTAAGCCTGACACATGGTGCCTTGGATCTCAATATTGGGCCCGTAATAAACATAAGGAAAACTACTCTGCTTACTATGGCATTTTATTGGATATGGTAGGAGGAGCTAATGCTAAGTTTGCCCTGGAAGGAACGTCTATGAAATATGCCCCTTCTGTAATGAAAAAGGTCTGGGACACAGGAAACCGGTTGGGGTATTCAAACCACTTTATTTATAAGCAAACAGCTCCTATTACAGATGATCACTACTATGTGAATACTATTGCTAAAATACCTATGATTGATATTATTGAATACAATCCTCACGGAGACGGTTATTTTGGCGACTATTGGCATACCCATGATGACAATATGGATGTGATAGACAGAGCTACATTGCAAGCTGTTGGTCACACACTGTTAGAAGTGTTGTATAGAGAATAG
- a CDS encoding LD-carboxypeptidase, whose product MHNPDYLKQGDKIAIVATAKKFEFEELAPGIETIKSWGLEVILGENTLSQDNQFAGTDAERLQDLQHALDNPEIKAILCARGGYGTSRIIDKVDFSKFRASPKWIAGFSDVTVLLNHIAQWQIPSLHAPMPVLFAHRTTSESLAYLRQALFGEKLSYEIAGHKLNREGVAEARLIGGNLSILCTLTGTSSEPDTAGKILFLEDIDEYMYQLDRMMVMLKRSGKLSNLAGLIVGHFSDMKDGDIPFGKTAYEIIADHVSEYAYPVCYGFPAGHEPENYTLAIGKSAALKVSETYATIAF is encoded by the coding sequence ATGCATAATCCCGATTACCTAAAACAAGGAGACAAAATAGCGATAGTAGCAACCGCCAAGAAATTTGAATTCGAAGAGCTTGCCCCTGGTATAGAAACCATCAAATCTTGGGGGCTTGAGGTTATACTTGGCGAAAACACGCTATCACAAGATAACCAATTTGCAGGCACAGATGCAGAAAGGCTGCAAGACTTACAGCATGCCTTGGACAATCCTGAAATAAAGGCCATCTTATGTGCGCGCGGAGGTTATGGCACAAGTAGAATTATAGACAAAGTTGACTTTTCGAAATTTAGAGCATCTCCGAAATGGATTGCAGGGTTTAGCGACGTCACGGTGTTACTCAACCATATTGCCCAATGGCAAATTCCATCACTGCATGCACCCATGCCCGTACTTTTTGCCCATAGAACTACAAGCGAATCGCTGGCATATTTACGCCAAGCACTATTTGGAGAAAAACTTAGTTACGAGATCGCGGGGCATAAATTAAACCGAGAAGGGGTTGCAGAGGCTCGATTGATTGGCGGTAACCTTTCGATACTTTGCACCCTCACGGGCACATCTTCAGAACCTGACACTGCGGGCAAAATCCTATTTCTCGAAGATATTGACGAATATATGTACCAGCTAGACAGAATGATGGTGATGCTTAAGCGCTCAGGAAAACTTAGTAATTTAGCGGGATTAATAGTTGGGCACTTTTCCGATATGAAAGACGGGGACATCCCCTTTGGCAAAACGGCTTATGAAATAATAGCAGACCACGTAAGCGAATATGCCTACCCAGTCTGCTATGGTTTCCCGGCTGGACATGAGCCTGAAAATTATACGCTGGCTATTGGTAAAAGTGCGGCATTAAAAGTGTCTGAAACTTACGCAACAATAGCCTTTTAA
- a CDS encoding OmpH family outer membrane protein translates to MRTKAFLFLTLFFLTGSLAVNAQDIRIGYTSLEYVFEKMPESEQIKNDLQTYEKKLQDHLKEKYDEFEKKLEAYQAGANTMAESVKQTKERELQQLQMSIREFENKAQQDLQKKHAQLTDPVLDRIQDAINKVGKDKGYAYILSGEGAVLYAQNKEDDVSELVLKELGVNAPGASAPTSSPSIEK, encoded by the coding sequence ATGAGAACTAAAGCCTTTCTATTCCTGACACTCTTTTTTCTGACTGGAAGCCTGGCAGTAAATGCACAGGATATCAGAATTGGATACACCAGCTTAGAATATGTATTTGAAAAAATGCCAGAATCTGAACAGATAAAAAACGATCTGCAGACTTATGAAAAGAAACTTCAAGACCATTTGAAAGAAAAGTATGATGAGTTCGAAAAGAAACTTGAAGCTTACCAGGCTGGTGCCAACACGATGGCTGAAAGTGTAAAGCAAACTAAAGAAAGAGAGTTGCAGCAGTTACAAATGTCTATCAGAGAATTTGAAAACAAAGCTCAGCAAGACCTACAAAAGAAACACGCACAGCTTACCGATCCGGTTCTTGACAGAATTCAGGACGCTATCAACAAAGTAGGAAAAGATAAAGGATATGCTTATATCCTTAGCGGTGAAGGCGCTGTACTTTATGCACAAAACAAAGAGGACGATGTGTCTGAACTTGTACTTAAAGAACTAGGTGTTAACGCCCCAGGAGCTTCAGCCCCTACTTCGTCTCCATCAATAGAGAAATAA
- a CDS encoding OmpH family outer membrane protein, with translation MRKILILALFLTALSNTSYAQKFGYIDSDFILKKMPEYKEAEKELNELSSKWQKEIEDLKSEHEKMVKGYQSEEVLLTEEMKKERLAEIAAKEKAVKDRQKKVFGFEGLVFLKRQELIKPVQDLVYEAVEKVAKKKKLSFVFDRSGALIMIYTNPVHDYTDYVLEELGLGDKDDYLENNK, from the coding sequence ATGAGGAAAATCTTAATTCTGGCACTCTTCTTGACAGCTTTGTCAAATACAAGCTATGCGCAGAAATTCGGGTATATTGATTCAGACTTTATACTGAAAAAAATGCCTGAATATAAAGAGGCAGAAAAAGAGCTCAATGAACTTTCGTCCAAATGGCAGAAGGAAATAGAGGATTTGAAGTCCGAACATGAAAAGATGGTAAAAGGATATCAATCCGAAGAAGTCCTTCTAACTGAGGAAATGAAAAAGGAAAGGTTGGCAGAAATCGCCGCCAAAGAAAAAGCGGTAAAAGACCGGCAAAAAAAAGTTTTCGGATTTGAAGGGTTAGTTTTTTTAAAAAGACAGGAACTAATCAAACCTGTTCAAGACTTAGTATATGAGGCAGTCGAAAAAGTTGCAAAGAAAAAGAAACTTTCCTTTGTTTTTGACCGATCTGGCGCTTTGATAATGATTTATACAAACCCTGTCCATGATTATACAGACTATGTTTTGGAAGAACTTGGGCTCGGAGACAAAGATGATTATCTCGAAAATAATAAATAA